In Bacillus sp. SB49, a single window of DNA contains:
- the cbiB gene encoding adenosylcobinamide-phosphate synthase CbiB, which translates to MDWLYHYYILLFAIGLDLWIGDPKWIPHPVIGIGKLIGRLEGKWNNGERLREKGVMLVIVIVGGAASISFVLITLAEAVHPVLAFLVEGYIVSSTIAIKGLQKAAYEVLVPLSAGNIEAAREKLSWIVGRDTEALNENEVTRGTVETVAENTVDAVIAPVLWALIGGGPLAFAYRAANTLDSMVGYKNDRYLNFGWASARFDDIVNWLPARVTAAAMWIGSFHVRDSRRKNGLVIVRRDAAKHPSPNAGFPEAMCAGLLGVRLGGVNFYEGIPSYRAELGTAGRKLKAADILITVRYMHGTWVVVLALVGIVIGITHYF; encoded by the coding sequence ATGGACTGGCTTTATCACTACTATATTCTGCTTTTTGCAATAGGACTGGATTTATGGATTGGTGACCCTAAGTGGATTCCCCATCCGGTAATCGGAATCGGAAAGCTTATCGGTCGGCTTGAAGGTAAGTGGAACAATGGTGAACGTCTTAGGGAGAAGGGTGTAATGCTAGTTATCGTCATCGTAGGAGGGGCTGCAAGTATCAGCTTTGTGTTGATTACTCTGGCGGAAGCGGTCCATCCGGTTCTGGCTTTTCTGGTGGAAGGGTATATTGTATCTTCCACTATTGCCATCAAAGGGCTTCAGAAGGCCGCTTATGAGGTGCTGGTGCCTTTAAGCGCCGGGAATATCGAAGCCGCCAGGGAAAAGCTCAGCTGGATCGTAGGCAGGGATACGGAAGCTCTGAATGAAAACGAAGTGACGCGTGGTACCGTGGAAACTGTTGCCGAAAATACGGTCGATGCAGTCATTGCCCCAGTTCTTTGGGCACTGATCGGCGGCGGACCGCTTGCGTTCGCCTATCGTGCAGCAAATACATTGGACTCGATGGTCGGCTATAAGAATGATCGCTACCTTAATTTCGGCTGGGCATCCGCCAGGTTTGATGACATCGTCAATTGGCTGCCTGCACGGGTGACAGCGGCAGCCATGTGGATTGGTTCTTTTCATGTCAGAGATTCAAGGCGTAAAAATGGTCTTGTCATCGTACGGCGGGATGCGGCAAAGCATCCGAGCCCGAATGCCGGATTTCCGGAAGCTATGTGTGCCGGGCTTCTCGGTGTCCGTCTCGGAGGTGTGAATTTCTATGAAGGGATTCCTTCTTACCGTGCAGAGCTTGGAACAGCAGGAAGGAAGCTGAAGGCGGCGGACATATTAATAACCGTTCGGTATATGCACGGTACATGGGTGGTGGTGTTGGCACTTGTTGGTATAGTCATTGGTATCACTCACTATTTCTGA
- a CDS encoding cobyric acid synthase, whose product MKAVPIMIQGTHSDAGKSMMVTALCRIFARKGYAVAPFKSQNMALNSYITIDGREIGRAQGVQAEAAGVEAETMMNPVLIKPTKDDESQIVVHGKPLRNMKASEYRKEYYETAKQVIREAYQSLAGRFERIVIEGAGSPAEVNLNDRELVNMSIARMADAPVILVGDIDRGGVFASLVGTLQLLDPVDRKRVCGVIINKFRGDVSLLQPGLDWFEAYAGIPVLGVVPFMEDAAMDAEDSLSLNQYSRFPDDAKDLDIAVIHLPRISNFTDIDPFRFETDCHVRLVQKPEELGKPDLIILPGTKNTLEDCQFMKELGLDHAVRRLHLQGTIIFGICGGYQMMGEKIHDPQKVESEAIEVEGIGIFPLKTTMLTEKRTVRSSMKVHFSGEELDIQGYEVHMGRTERTGDVDSFLDGSVSDGAYGTYFHGVFHNDKFRHLFLNQLRKRKGLQEAEAHVLYEQLRLEAYDRLAAHVTGFLDVDRLEDIMEQYQRR is encoded by the coding sequence ATGAAGGCCGTACCAATTATGATCCAGGGCACACACTCAGATGCGGGGAAAAGTATGATGGTTACGGCTTTGTGCAGGATTTTTGCACGAAAAGGATATGCTGTCGCCCCGTTCAAGTCGCAGAATATGGCGCTCAACTCCTATATCACTATAGATGGCAGAGAAATCGGACGCGCGCAGGGGGTGCAGGCGGAAGCAGCCGGTGTCGAGGCAGAGACGATGATGAACCCTGTATTGATCAAGCCGACGAAGGATGATGAATCCCAAATTGTCGTCCATGGGAAGCCGCTCCGGAATATGAAAGCATCCGAGTACCGGAAGGAATATTACGAGACTGCCAAACAGGTAATACGAGAAGCTTATCAATCTTTAGCCGGTCGTTTTGAAAGAATCGTAATCGAAGGTGCCGGAAGCCCGGCAGAAGTGAATTTAAACGACCGTGAACTTGTCAATATGAGTATCGCAAGAATGGCGGATGCTCCGGTCATCCTTGTAGGGGATATCGACAGAGGAGGCGTATTTGCAAGCCTTGTCGGAACCCTGCAGCTGCTTGATCCGGTTGATAGAAAGAGAGTGTGCGGTGTAATCATCAATAAATTCCGCGGAGATGTGTCTCTGCTTCAGCCCGGTTTGGATTGGTTTGAAGCGTATGCAGGTATCCCGGTTCTGGGTGTCGTTCCGTTCATGGAAGATGCTGCGATGGATGCGGAAGATTCCTTAAGTCTCAATCAATACAGCCGTTTCCCCGACGATGCCAAGGATTTGGATATCGCTGTCATTCATCTTCCGCGCATTTCTAATTTTACAGACATCGATCCGTTTCGGTTTGAAACGGACTGCCACGTACGGCTTGTTCAGAAGCCGGAAGAATTGGGAAAACCCGATTTGATCATTCTTCCCGGAACGAAAAATACGCTGGAAGACTGTCAGTTCATGAAGGAGCTGGGGTTGGACCACGCTGTCAGAAGGCTTCACCTTCAAGGAACCATCATCTTCGGGATTTGCGGCGGCTATCAAATGATGGGGGAGAAGATCCATGATCCTCAAAAAGTAGAATCTGAAGCCATCGAAGTGGAAGGGATCGGGATTTTTCCACTAAAGACGACAATGCTTACAGAGAAACGGACGGTTCGCTCAAGCATGAAGGTTCATTTCTCGGGAGAAGAGCTGGATATTCAAGGCTATGAAGTCCATATGGGCCGGACGGAGCGGACGGGGGATGTCGATTCCTTCCTTGATGGTTCCGTAAGCGACGGAGCATATGGGACGTATTTTCACGGTGTGTTCCATAACGACAAGTTCCGCCATCTGTTTCTCAACCAGCTCAGGAAACGAAAAGGATTGCAGGAGGCGGAAGCGCACGTGTTGTATGAACAACTCCGGTTGGAAGCTTATGATCGTTTAGCAGCGCACGTCACAGGTTTTTTAGACGTAGATAGACTGGAAGACATAATGGAGCAGTACCAGCGTAGATAG
- a CDS encoding ABC transporter substrate-binding protein, with translation MKRTHWFMPFVMGMLLMFAVGCSDDSNETEQGADAGAEETTDQQGNSAEFPVTVTDGSGEEVTIEEEPETIVSLIPSNTEITFALGQGDKLIGVDTYSNYPEEANDIEKIGAQEMDVEKILSLDPDLALVTDFHQENNRDILDKFEESGIDVVVVDSAESFDAVYDHIELLGDVEGASEEADELVGDMQSSLEKIKEKAEAVEEKKRVWVEVAPSPDIYTTGTGTFMNEMLEAIHAENTAADQEGWVKMTEEEAVQKNPDVIITTYGYYVDNPEEQVLDRAGWAEVPAVKQEQVFDVNNDTVTRPGPRLIDGVETLGKLIYPEVFTE, from the coding sequence ATGAAAAGAACACACTGGTTCATGCCGTTTGTTATGGGTATGCTTCTGATGTTTGCTGTCGGTTGCAGTGATGATTCCAATGAAACGGAGCAGGGCGCAGATGCTGGTGCGGAGGAAACGACTGATCAGCAGGGAAATTCTGCCGAATTCCCGGTCACGGTCACAGACGGAAGTGGAGAGGAAGTTACCATCGAAGAGGAGCCGGAGACGATCGTATCCTTAATACCGAGCAACACAGAAATTACATTTGCGCTCGGTCAGGGCGATAAGTTGATTGGTGTCGATACATACAGCAACTATCCGGAGGAAGCAAATGATATAGAAAAAATTGGAGCTCAGGAAATGGATGTGGAGAAGATTTTATCTTTAGATCCGGATCTTGCGCTGGTGACAGATTTCCACCAGGAGAATAATCGCGATATTCTAGATAAATTCGAAGAATCCGGTATCGACGTTGTTGTTGTCGACAGTGCGGAGTCTTTTGATGCTGTATATGACCATATCGAACTGCTTGGTGATGTGGAAGGGGCATCCGAAGAAGCGGATGAGCTTGTAGGCGACATGCAGTCCAGCTTGGAAAAGATCAAAGAGAAGGCAGAAGCTGTCGAGGAAAAGAAACGGGTTTGGGTGGAGGTCGCTCCTAGTCCTGATATTTATACAACCGGTACAGGAACCTTCATGAATGAGATGCTGGAGGCGATCCATGCCGAAAATACGGCTGCCGACCAGGAAGGTTGGGTGAAGATGACGGAAGAGGAAGCCGTCCAGAAGAATCCTGATGTCATCATCACCACTTACGGCTACTATGTCGATAATCCTGAGGAGCAGGTGCTTGACCGAGCGGGATGGGCGGAAGTTCCTGCCGTGAAGCAGGAACAGGTCTTCGATGTGAATAACGATACGGTGACGCGTCCGGGACCGCGTTTGATCGATGGAGTAGAGACGCTTGGAAAGCTCATTTATCCAGAAGTATTTACTGAATAA
- a CDS encoding adenosylcobinamide-GDP ribazoletransferase has translation MKTGVYGLILAIQFLTRIPLTIECPWEQRTIKSALRSYGIAGFIIGMLLAALWWGTVLYFPIWFGGLAVISLWVYVSGGLHLDGLMDAADAKGSNKPLEGKWEIMKDPHVGSFGILALVFHLAWKTSFIFGLFVYGLDKNLLFSIFFIPALSRAAALIVLYQLPLMREKGLAFEWKKHMDRRDVIIGVGVVVCVGALSIWTIVLMAAYAVYYFILRWWIVRNFRGVNGDLIGLTIEGGELWGLFVLWICMWFVMG, from the coding sequence TTGAAGACGGGCGTTTACGGTTTGATTCTCGCCATTCAGTTTTTGACGCGTATTCCGCTTACCATCGAATGTCCATGGGAACAAAGGACAATCAAAAGCGCTCTTCGATCTTATGGAATCGCAGGTTTCATCATTGGTATGCTGCTCGCAGCCCTATGGTGGGGGACGGTGCTCTACTTTCCTATATGGTTTGGCGGGCTGGCGGTCATTTCCCTGTGGGTATATGTATCCGGCGGCCTTCATCTCGACGGGCTGATGGATGCAGCAGATGCGAAAGGATCCAACAAGCCACTGGAAGGTAAATGGGAGATCATGAAAGATCCCCACGTTGGGAGTTTCGGGATATTAGCGCTCGTTTTCCATCTGGCATGGAAAACAAGCTTCATCTTCGGCCTGTTCGTTTATGGACTTGATAAGAATCTGCTCTTTTCTATCTTCTTCATCCCTGCGTTAAGCAGAGCAGCGGCATTGATCGTTCTGTATCAGCTTCCATTGATGCGGGAGAAGGGTCTCGCTTTCGAGTGGAAGAAACATATGGACCGAAGGGATGTCATCATAGGTGTAGGTGTCGTTGTATGTGTGGGAGCGTTATCCATTTGGACGATCGTTCTCATGGCAGCTTATGCCGTCTACTACTTTATCTTACGTTGGTGGATTGTCAGGAACTTCCGTGGCGTAAATGGAGATTTAATCGGATTAACGATAGAGGGGGGAGAATTATGGGGGCTGTTCGTACTTTGGATTTGTATGTGGTTCGTCATGGGCTGA
- a CDS encoding FecCD family ABC transporter permease: protein MESSFIQKYLLNKIGWMYILLGGFVLGATLLGVLNSSVDFPIPVVLDLLLNKTLGITLREETVEKSTELIIWEIRFPRVLLALLVGASLSIAGAAFQGLLRNPLADPYTIGVSSGSALGAVCVLYFQITISFLGEFTLPVVAIISGFITMLIVFGVTHLANRTLAIETIILAGIIVSSFISAVISLIIALSSREDMRQILYWLMGNVGMRGWSHVQLLLPFFVVGVLLLLFKTRELNAMALGEESAEHLGVHVNRGKVMVIVGASLLTGAAVAVSGQIGFVGLVIPHFIRMLVGPNHRHVLPLSTLAGGGYLILADLFARTIVAPEELPIGVITALIGAPIFALLMIRERFRRNES, encoded by the coding sequence TTGGAAAGCTCATTTATCCAGAAGTATTTACTGAATAAGATCGGGTGGATGTACATCTTGTTGGGAGGGTTCGTACTTGGTGCGACCCTTCTTGGCGTTTTAAACAGCAGTGTCGATTTCCCGATCCCGGTTGTCCTCGATCTTCTGCTTAATAAAACGCTCGGGATTACTTTGCGGGAAGAGACAGTCGAGAAATCCACCGAACTGATCATTTGGGAAATACGGTTTCCACGGGTACTGCTGGCGCTTCTCGTAGGTGCTTCCCTTTCCATTGCAGGTGCTGCTTTCCAAGGATTGTTGAGGAACCCGCTGGCTGATCCGTACACAATCGGCGTTTCGTCCGGTTCCGCCCTCGGTGCTGTATGCGTGCTGTATTTCCAAATTACGATTTCGTTTCTAGGCGAATTCACGCTGCCGGTTGTAGCGATTATCTCCGGATTCATCACGATGCTTATCGTCTTCGGGGTGACCCACCTGGCCAATCGAACGCTTGCGATCGAGACGATCATTCTGGCTGGTATTATCGTTAGTTCTTTCATCAGTGCGGTCATTTCCTTAATCATTGCCTTGAGTTCAAGAGAAGATATGCGGCAGATTCTTTATTGGCTGATGGGGAATGTCGGGATGCGGGGATGGAGTCATGTCCAATTGCTTCTTCCGTTTTTCGTCGTTGGGGTCCTGCTTCTCCTGTTCAAAACGCGCGAATTAAATGCGATGGCGCTTGGTGAGGAGTCTGCCGAACACTTGGGAGTGCACGTGAATCGAGGGAAAGTGATGGTCATCGTCGGCGCATCGCTGTTGACAGGGGCTGCCGTCGCCGTATCCGGACAAATAGGATTCGTCGGACTGGTCATCCCTCATTTCATCCGAATGCTTGTTGGGCCCAACCACCGCCATGTCCTGCCGTTATCCACGCTTGCCGGCGGTGGTTACCTGATTCTCGCCGACTTATTTGCACGGACGATTGTGGCACCGGAAGAATTGCCGATTGGTGTCATCACCGCCCTGATCGGCGCACCGATCTTTGCTTTACTTATGATCAGAGAGCGATTCAGGAGGAACGAATCATGA
- a CDS encoding bifunctional adenosylcobinamide kinase/adenosylcobinamide-phosphate guanylyltransferase: MEGTVTFVSGGARSGKSAFAESRAKVKSSTGKLIYVATAEVVDEEMEDRIIRHRKDRGIEWRTMEAPVHIAGDLMNVEEGSAVLIDCVTIWVSHLMYDEKEDLGMILEKVKELLRIGREKRLQLIFVSNDVNEGTPVQESSVMEYIRTLQDVHQLLAAKADEAFQVISGIPLSWKEGIG; encoded by the coding sequence TTGGAAGGGACAGTGACGTTCGTTTCTGGAGGCGCCCGTTCCGGCAAGAGCGCTTTTGCTGAGAGCAGGGCGAAGGTTAAATCCAGCACAGGAAAGCTTATTTATGTTGCGACAGCTGAAGTAGTGGATGAAGAAATGGAAGACCGGATTATACGGCACCGCAAAGATCGTGGGATAGAGTGGCGCACTATGGAAGCGCCGGTTCATATAGCAGGGGACTTAATGAATGTGGAAGAGGGTTCTGCTGTGCTGATTGATTGTGTCACCATATGGGTCAGTCATTTAATGTATGACGAAAAGGAGGACCTGGGCATGATTCTGGAAAAGGTTAAGGAACTGCTGCGAATCGGTCGTGAGAAGCGGCTGCAGCTTATCTTCGTATCCAACGATGTCAATGAGGGAACTCCGGTGCAGGAATCTTCTGTCATGGAATACATAAGAACCCTTCAGGACGTGCACCAGCTCCTGGCAGCTAAAGCCGATGAAGCGTTTCAGGTCATTTCCGGCATCCCTCTTTCCTGGAAAGAAGGAATAGGTTGA
- a CDS encoding adenosylcobinamide amidohydrolase — MIMMKGVSGGYQSKRIVHDIDLSIETGRFFTLLGPNGSGKTTLFKLITGILPAATGTIQLFGRSLHTFSPREKARMMAVLSQESYVEFDFTVREIVTLGRYPHQRGWLKHTTKEDLRIVDAVMEETDVRRYENQPFRTLSGGEKQRVLLAKALAQQPKILFLDEPTNHLDIKHTVVMLEHLKKHQRDHDLTIVAILHDLNTAALFADDVGLLQQGKLVATGDLSLLQQEDLLQEVYDVPVHHHYHPEIPKSQIVVTPNQETGTIPDYQIIQNAEWIHLQFTRPLRTMANSVIGGGIGWSTDFCNFYVDLSYDCREPETDVISWMKTRGVDPAQTIGMMTAVHLQDYVICKENVQGIGVMAVVTAGVGNAVDISRRRELGAIQPGTINIMVFVDAHLTDGALVNAVQSVTEAKVKALADRSVLDPVTGSTATGTSTDSTVVASTQVGALTPYAGSGTAVGQAIGTIVYRGVRESLDKYEKRGSR; from the coding sequence ATGATAATGATGAAAGGTGTATCAGGAGGATATCAAAGCAAACGGATTGTCCATGATATTGATTTGTCGATTGAAACCGGCCGGTTCTTTACATTGCTTGGTCCGAATGGAAGCGGAAAGACGACCCTGTTTAAATTAATTACAGGGATACTGCCGGCAGCGACGGGAACTATTCAACTGTTCGGCAGGTCTCTGCATACGTTTTCTCCCCGGGAAAAGGCAAGAATGATGGCTGTGCTCTCCCAGGAATCGTATGTAGAATTCGACTTTACGGTCAGAGAAATCGTTACGCTTGGAAGATATCCTCATCAACGAGGGTGGTTAAAGCACACGACGAAAGAAGATCTTCGTATCGTGGATGCAGTAATGGAAGAGACGGATGTCCGCCGCTATGAGAATCAACCGTTCCGTACCTTGAGCGGTGGAGAAAAACAGCGGGTTCTGCTCGCAAAGGCATTGGCGCAGCAGCCGAAGATCCTTTTCCTGGATGAGCCGACAAACCATTTAGATATCAAGCATACAGTCGTCATGCTGGAACATTTGAAGAAGCATCAACGGGATCATGATCTGACGATTGTGGCGATCCTCCACGACCTGAATACGGCCGCGTTGTTCGCAGATGATGTCGGGTTACTGCAGCAAGGGAAACTTGTCGCAACAGGGGATCTGTCCTTGCTGCAGCAGGAGGATTTATTGCAGGAAGTGTACGATGTTCCTGTCCATCATCATTATCACCCGGAAATACCGAAGTCACAAATCGTGGTAACACCCAATCAGGAGACGGGTACGATCCCGGATTATCAAATCATTCAAAATGCAGAATGGATACATCTCCAATTTACCCGGCCGCTTCGGACGATGGCAAACAGCGTCATTGGCGGTGGTATCGGCTGGTCTACGGACTTTTGTAATTTTTATGTAGATTTATCCTACGACTGCCGGGAACCGGAAACGGATGTCATCAGCTGGATGAAAACAAGAGGCGTCGATCCCGCTCAAACAATTGGAATGATGACCGCTGTCCATCTGCAGGACTATGTCATCTGTAAAGAAAACGTTCAGGGTATCGGTGTAATGGCTGTAGTGACGGCAGGAGTCGGTAATGCGGTCGATATTTCTAGAAGAAGAGAACTGGGTGCAATCCAGCCGGGGACGATCAACATTATGGTTTTTGTTGATGCTCATTTGACAGACGGTGCCCTCGTCAATGCCGTTCAATCCGTGACAGAAGCTAAGGTGAAAGCGTTGGCAGACCGGTCTGTCCTGGATCCAGTGACGGGATCGACAGCGACCGGTACATCCACAGATAGTACCGTCGTCGCCTCCACACAGGTAGGGGCACTGACTCCCTATGCCGGCTCAGGGACGGCCGTCGGGCAGGCAATCGGTACAATTGTCTACCGCGGTGTAAGGGAGTCCCTCGATAAATATGAGAAAAGGGGATCCCGTTGA
- the cobD gene encoding threonine-phosphate decarboxylase CobD: protein MKEWPEHGGNPLKIMQRYDMGEKKVMDFSANLNPLGPPPDLSLAAAFRTLDVYPDPDYRSEVQELADALLVEPDMIRLTNGGAEAIFLVAHLFAGKSALIIEPAFSEYARACEAYQIDVTRLNLKEDFGFPVQEVLTAIPQTDLLFLCRPNNPTGTIIPIDPLIQMLEEAEKSEVTVVVDEAFVHFLPLEEQNILPLMERFPNLIILRSLTKIYAVPGLRLGYIVAQPEQIKRVAGVQIPWSVNGVVASLLPDLLARTDYIHKTRRFVQEERERLVISLHELGFTVSPSVSNFYLLKDASAANSDPLFVYLVKNGIIPRHTHTFSGLEGMYIRLAVRKKEENDRLLEVLAAWKGQ, encoded by the coding sequence ATGAAAGAATGGCCGGAACACGGCGGGAATCCGTTAAAAATAATGCAACGATATGATATGGGGGAAAAGAAGGTGATGGACTTCAGTGCAAATCTAAATCCGCTGGGACCACCGCCCGATCTTTCTCTGGCTGCCGCATTCCGTACCTTGGATGTCTATCCCGATCCTGATTACCGCAGCGAAGTGCAGGAGCTTGCCGATGCGCTCTTGGTCGAACCGGACATGATTCGCCTTACTAACGGAGGAGCAGAAGCGATTTTCCTCGTGGCACATCTGTTTGCGGGTAAATCCGCGCTGATCATCGAGCCGGCATTCTCCGAGTATGCACGAGCATGTGAAGCATATCAAATAGATGTGACGCGTCTTAATTTAAAAGAGGATTTTGGTTTTCCCGTGCAGGAAGTGCTGACAGCGATCCCACAAACAGACCTGCTTTTTCTTTGTCGACCTAATAATCCTACGGGTACAATAATCCCGATTGATCCGCTCATACAAATGCTTGAAGAAGCGGAAAAGTCCGAGGTGACAGTGGTGGTCGATGAGGCCTTTGTTCACTTCCTTCCGCTGGAGGAACAAAATATCCTCCCGTTAATGGAGCGTTTTCCAAACTTGATTATCCTGCGTTCCTTGACGAAAATCTATGCGGTTCCGGGTCTTCGCCTTGGGTACATAGTGGCCCAACCCGAACAAATCAAGCGGGTTGCCGGGGTGCAGATCCCATGGAGTGTAAACGGAGTGGTTGCTTCTTTACTGCCCGATCTGCTCGCTCGAACCGACTATATACATAAAACCCGCCGTTTCGTACAGGAAGAGCGGGAGCGATTAGTGATTTCTTTGCATGAACTTGGATTTACGGTTTCACCATCTGTTTCTAATTTCTATCTGTTGAAGGATGCATCCGCGGCAAATTCCGACCCTTTGTTCGTTTATCTGGTTAAGAATGGAATCATTCCGCGTCACACCCATACGTTTTCCGGACTGGAAGGAATGTATATAAGGCTGGCTGTAAGAAAGAAGGAAGAAAACGATCGACTGTTGGAGGTGCTGGCAGCTTGGAAGGGACAGTGA